One region of Salvia miltiorrhiza cultivar Shanhuang (shh) unplaced genomic scaffold, IMPLAD_Smil_shh original_scaffold_455, whole genome shotgun sequence genomic DNA includes:
- the LOC131004746 gene encoding autophagy-related protein 2 — MFSWSFSKSAEAMFSRWAVKRVCKFLLKKKLGKFILGDIDLDHLDVQLGAGTIQLSDLALNVDYINEKFGTAAVLVKEGSVGSLTVTMPWKEGGCRVEVDELEVVIAPRQTKVIRDEFETHCHSKSGNNSSSHGLRKQDNETHNNAVASASVEVHEGVKTIAKMVKWLLTSFHVNIKKLIVAFDPLLEDENSKALDRILVLRINELQCGTHICEDSASTNFTKARNVLGISRLTNFFEFQGAVLELLPVDGLDHQSSPDFLVDSTIGNWYSGNCTAGNTTAIISGEKGGFCGSLKLSLPWKNGSLDISKVDANLHIEPLELRLEPSSIRYFIFMWNLLKGIGEEREDPVPREPSDSLSSSSSAMHPSSKGPLGNEFFIANLPEKEPVHNLLSDSHLISDWVSKSQKDLTEEEPDFGASVDQFFECIDGLRNSQSALGNSGMWNWTCSVFSAITAASNLASGSLHVPSEQQLVETNLSASIEKVSLLLSFIDEDKKQSPNIKADMANAAIHLHHLCAQFVELDLVLQVHPREMNFELIAQHIQLVDHLSSVNDLVDYKSHVQHENSDSETDLIQKMQDGVQGALRTVQESTKDLGLGHRINDPVEVSLSMQDTSGCQHLKNGKDICRDYASVTLLKTSGVSSIHVSINLGSSGSSLMGPTSFTLKLPPFVCWMNFDLIITVLEFLQEMSNCIGTTSLGNGFALEPESKEYGFSAIHGKISQPRPTNVSTRKFLEGNIFLPNARIILCFPLKEREYYSSYSSCNQFIAFDLVSPTIRGRDDRSTRLTPIASFDKRPTMTTSCSLNLNMGDFYLFYISSAYMEKIDESETYERREGSFSAEKIISVVNGTDHLSVISMFWQEGPVTGPWIAKKAKLLASSEYGKSQDKVVGKDSEFASVTTVRDSNGFDTHTRQEMLASSAFFLRGKLPPATIYVDEKKYENISGLLNQMAEHFAFVTAESVSNMKEHSALQTSFLFECESVTISLAVEPVGDFKCYIRSELPGSWSSLTLKVDKFELLSVSNIGGISHANFLWVSHGKGSLWGSTEGLKREFLLISCSDSTMGRGNGEGSNVLSSRYSGSDIINFSDPESNHMFTSITIRCATIVAIGGRLDWFNTIISFFILPSSESQQAGDNCQKACGSSFILNLVDVGLSYEPYIEKLIENQGSDLKSSDFKANEYEDEMYIACLLAASSLKLSNTTVAYCAERDYKIRLQDLGFLICTVPEYGLIGCTHSVGQLNNLGYVKVAQEANVEALFRTNCENGHAWELECAESHIMLSTCHDTTFGLIRLAAQLQKLFAPDMQDYVVHLENRWNNVQQAHEVTDEMAISGEFSPLYQSESSSQEKKSKMGNLMDEICEDAFQLDSNSAGQAKTFSSHLCSMVEDTSRVAGGASSSGEKTPEIIEEYFLSDLRPLSVLSSGSQSSEFYGFHTVVAGEDRIGTDGWYGSTPLRILENHASKVEKPDVRKPVDFEVCTNDSEHVDVIAEGRVVLKNINVSWRMYGGSDWSNFQNTSPPLAIARDVTTSLELTLSGLCVEYDVYPNGEISASTLSLTIRDFCLYDRSNDAPWKLMLGNYQSKKHPRKFSSKAVKLNLEAVRPDPSIRIEENRLRIALLPLLLHLHQRQLDFLISFFGGKNTSADSSSSAPLDLSNSGEPFEKSNNVQGRGINEEAFLTYFQKFDIWPMLVRVDYSPCHVDLTALRGGKYVELVNLIPWKGVELQLKHVQGIGLYGWSSVCETIMGEWLEDISQNQVHKLLKGLPPIKSLLAVSSGAAKLVSLPVKSYRRDHRLLKGMQRGTVAFLKSISLEAIGLGVHLAAGAHNILLQAEYILASIPPSVPWPLESEVGNGVKSNQPNDAQHGIQQAYQSISDGLGRSASALVQSPLKKYQRGASMGSALATAVQSAPAAAIAPASATARAVHCALLGFRNSLDPEHKKESLEKYLGRTPPQESKQ; from the exons ATGTTTTCTTGGAGTTTCTCGAAATCCGCTGAGGCGATGTTCTCGCGGTGGGCAGTAAAGCGTGTTTGTAAATTCTTGTTGAAGAAGAAACTGGGGAAATTTATACTGGGAGATATTGATCTTGATCACCTTGATGTTCAGCTCGGTGCTGGCACGATTCAGCTCTCCGACCTCGCGCTGAATGTTGATTACATAAACGAGAAG tTTGGAACAGCAGCTGTTCTAGTGAAAGAGGGGTCTGTTGGATCATTAACTGTAACTATGCCTTGGAAGGAAGGTGGTTGCCGAGTTGAGGTGGATGAGCTCGAAGTTGTTATTGCTCCTCGCCAGACGAAAGTAATTCGAGATGAATTTGAGACTCACTGTCACAGCAAGAGTGGCAACAATAGTTCGAGCCATGGTCTCAGAAAACAAGACAATGAGACTCATAATAATGCGGTTGCAAGTGCTTCTGTTGAAGTTCATGAAGGAGTTAAAACTATTGCCAAAATGGTGAAGTGGTTGCTAACTAGCTTTCATGTGAATATTAAGAAGCTAATTGTGGCATTTGATCCACTTTTGGAAGATGAAAATAGTAAAGCGTTAGACAGAATATTGGTTCTTCGGATTAATGAACTTCAATGTGGAACTCATATTTGCGAGGATTCTGCTTCTACCAATTTCACCAAAGCTCGCAATGTCCTTGGTATAAGTAGATTAACAAACTTTTTTGAATTCCAAGGAGCAGTTCTTGAATTACTTCCTGTGGATGGTCTTGATCATCAGTCTTCGCCTGATTTTTTGGTTGATTCGACTATTGGCAACTGGTATTCAGGAAATTGTACAGCTGGTAACACGACTGCTATAATTTCTGGAGAAAAGGGTGGTTTTTGTGGGAGTTTAAAGTTAAGTTTACCTTGGAAAAATGGTTCACTGGACATTAGCAAAGTGGATGCCAACCTTCATATTGAACCTCTTGAATTAAGACTTGAACCTAGCTCCATCAGGTACTTCATCTTTATGTGGAACCTACTTAAAGGTATAGGTGAGGAGAGGGAGGACCCAGTTCCTCGTGAACCATCAGACAGCTTGTCATCCTCGAGCTCTGCCATGCATCCTAGTAGCAAGGGGCCACTCGGTAATGAATTCTTTATTGCCAACTTGCCAGAGAAAGAACCAGTACATAACCTACTATCAGATTCACATCTCATATCTGATTGGGTGAGTAAAAGCCAGAAAGACCTAACTGAAGAAGAACCAGACTTTGGGGCGAG CGTGGATCAATTTTTTGAGTGCATTGATGGACTAAGAAATTCACAGTCAGCTTTAGGGAACAGTGGCATGTGGAATTGGACTTGTTCTGTTTTTAGTGCAATTACTGCAGCATCCAACCTTGCCTCTGGATCTTTACATGTCCCTTCTG AACAGCAGCTTGTTGAAACCAACCTCAGTGCATCCATAGAAAAAGTATCCCTCCTTTTGTCTTTCATTGATGAAGACAAGAAACAGTCCCCCAACATTAAGGCTGATATGGCTAATGCTGCTATTCACCTTCATCATCTGTGTGCACAGTTTGTAGAACTAGATCTTGTACTGCAG GTACATCCTCGAGAAATGAACTTTGAATTAATTGCGCAACATATTCAATTAGTCGATCATTTGTCCTCCGTGAATGACTTGGTGGATTACAAGAGTCATGTTCAACATGAAAACTCTGATAGTGAGACGGACTTGATCCAAAAAATGCAAGATGGTGTCCAAGGTGCTCTTCGGACTGTTCAAGAATCCACAAAAGATCTTGGATTAGGCCACCGAATTAATGATCCTGTTGAAGTTTCATTGAGCATGCAGGACACTAGTGGATGTCAGCACTTGAAGAATGGCAAAGATATTTGTCGAGACTATGCCAGTGTAACTTTGCTCAAAACTTCAGGTGTCAGCAGCATCCATGTCAGTATAAACCTGGGTTCTTCTGGCAGCTCATTAATGGGGCCTACATCTTTTACTTTAAAGCTGCCACCCTTTGTTTGTTGGATGAACTTTGATCTTATTATTACGGTGCTAGAATTTCTGCAAGAGATGTCAAACTGTATTGGAACAACTAGCCTGGGGAATGGTTTTGCACTGGAACCAGAAAGTAAAGAATATGGATTTTCGGCTATTCATGGAAAGATTTCACAGCCACGGCCTACCAATGTGTCAACCAGAAAGTTTCTGGAGGGCAATATATTCCTCCCAAATGCTAGGATAATACTGTGTTTCCCTTTGAAGGAGCGTGAATATTATTCCAGCTACTCTTCTTGCAATCAGTTTATTGCTTTTGACTTGGTTTCACCAACAATAAGAGGGAGAGATGATCGATCAACCAGGCTGACTCCTATTGCTAGTTTTGACAAGAGACCCACTATGACCACATCATGCTCCTTGAATTTGAATATGGGTGACTTTTATCTCTTTTACATCAGCTCAGCTTATATGGAGAAGATTGATGAAAGTGAAACCTACGAGAGGCGGGAGGGTAGCTTTTCAGCTGAAAAGATTATTTCAGTTGTTAATGGAACTGATCATCTGTCTGTTATTAGTATGTTTTGGCAGGAGGGTCCTGTGACTGGTCCTTGGATCGCCAAAAAAGCCAAGCTTTTGGCTTCCTCTGAGTATGGTAAGAGCCAAGATAAGGTTGTTGGAAAAGATTCTGAGTTTGCCTCAGTTACAACTGTTAGAGACAGCAATGGATTTGATACTCATACTCGGCAAGAGATGTTAGCAAGCTCTGCATTTTTCTTGCGTGGAAAATTACCTCCTGCAACAATATATGTAGACGAAAAAAAGTACGAGAACATATCTGGCCTCCTAAATCAGATGGCCGAGCATTTCGCTTTTGTCACTGCCGAATCAGTTAGTAATATGAAAGAGCATTCTGCGCTTCAAACATCATTTCTATTTGAATGTGAGTCTGTAACAATTTCTCTTGCAGTTGAACCAGTGGGGGATTTTAAGTGTTACATACGCTCAGAACTTCCAGGTTCTTGGTCTAGTCTAACTCTCAAGGTAGACAAGTTTGAGTTACTTTCTGTATCTAACATTGGTGGAATAAGCCATGCCAATTTCCTATGGGTGTCCCATGGTAAGGGAAGTTTGTGGGGTTCTACTGAAGGTCTTAAACGGGAGTTTCTTTTGATATCATGCAGTGACTCGACAATGGGTCGTGGTAATGGAGAAGGTTCAAATGTGTTATCTTCTAGATACTCTGGTTCTGACATTATCAACTTTTCGGACCCAGAAAGCAACCATATGTTTACTTCAATTACTATTAGATGTGCCACTATTGTTGCAATTGGGGGTCGCCTGGATTGGTTTAATACAATAATATCCTTTTTCATCCTACCATCTTCTGAATCTCAACAAGCAGGTGATAATTGTCAGAAGGCTTGTGGATCTTCGTTCATTCTTAATCTGGTGGATGTTGGCCTGAGTTATGAGCCATACATTGAAAAATTGATCGAAAATCAGGGCTCAGACCTCAAATCTTCTGATTTTAAGGCCAATGAATATGAGGATGAGATGTATATTGCTTGCCTTCTGGCTGCTTCTTCGTTGAAACTTTCAAATACAACTGTGGCTTATTGTGCAGAAAGGGATTACAAAATCAGACTGCAAGATCTAGGTTTTCTTATATGCACAGTGCCTGAATATGGGTTAATTGGTTGCACTCACAGTGTAGGGCAACTTAACAATCTTGGTTATGTGAAAGTTGCCCAAGAGGCAAATGTTGAAGCACTTTTTAGGACGAACTGTGAGAATGGCCATGCATGGGAATTAGAATGTGCAGAGTCGCACATCATGTTAAGTACATGCCATGATACAACTTTTGGATTAATTAGGTTGGCTGCTCAACTCCAAAAGCTTTTTGCTCCTGATATGCAAGATTATGTTGTGCACTTGGAGAATAGGTGGAATAATGTACAGCAAGCACATGAAGTCACTGATGAAATGGCAATAAGCGGTGAATTCTCTCCACTTTACCAATCAGAGAGTTCAAGTCAAGAGAAAAAGTCCAAGATGGGAAATTTGATGGATGAGATATGTGAAGATGCCTTTCAGCTGGACAGCAACTCTGCTGGCCAAGCTAAAACTTTTAGTTCTCATCTTTGCTCCATGGTCGAGGATACTTCTCGTGTAGCTGGTGGGGCTTCATCATCAGGAGAAAAGACTCCTGAGATTATAGAAGAATATTTCCTGTCAGATCTTCGCCCCCTTTCCGTACTTTCTTCAGGAAGCCAGTCATCTGAATTTTATGGTTTCCACACCGTTGTTGCTGGAGAGGATCGGATAGGAACTGATGGATGGTATGGGAGCACCCCATTAAGAATACTAGAAAATCATGCTTCAAAAGTGGAGAAGCCTGATGTGCGGAAACCTGTGGACTTTGAAGTTTGTACAAATGATTCTGAACATGTTGATGTGATAGCTGAGGGTCGCGTAGTTCTTAAGAATATAAATGTCAGTTGGAGAATGTACGGTGGTTCTGACTGGTCCAACTTCCAGAATACTTCTCCACCGTTGGCTATAGCAAGGGATGTGACTACTTCTTTAGAGCTTACATTGTCTGGATTATGTGTTGAGTATGATGTGTACCCAAATGGTGAAATATCTGCATCTACGCTTTCTCTCACCATTAGGGATTTCTGCCTCTATGACAGAAGTAATGATGCGCCATGGAAGCTG ATGCTTGGGAATTATCAGTCGAAGAAGCATCCAAGAAAGTTCTCTTCAAAAGCTGTGAAGCTGAATTTAGAAGCCGTTAGACCAGACCCTTCAATCCGTATTGAAGAAAATCG GTTACGTATTGCTTTACTTCCCCTTCTTTTGCATCTTCATCAACGCCAACTTGATTTTCTCATCAGCTTCTTTGGAGGAAAAAACACATCAGCTGACTCCTCTTCCAGTGCCCCTCTGGATTTAAGTAATTCAGGAGAGCCATTTGAGAAGAGCAACAATGTGCAGGGTCGTGGCATCAATGAAGAGGCATTTCTTACTTACTTCCAG AAATTTGACATATGGCCTATGCTGGTTCGAGTTGATTATAGTCCTTGCCATGTTGACTTAACAGCTCTAAGGGGTGGCAAGTATGTCGAACTTGTCAACCTCATACCTTGGAAG GGTGTGGAGTTGCAACTCAAACACGTGCAAGGAATAGGTCTCTACGGCTGGAGCAGTGTTTGTGAAACAATAATGGGAGAGTGGCTGGAAGACATTTCTCAGAACCAG GTTCATAAACTGTTGAAAGGCCTTCCTCCCATTAAGTCATTGCTTGCTGTTAGCTCTGGAGCTGCAAAGTTGGTATCTCTGCCTGTGAAGAGCTATAGAAGGGATCATAGGTTACTCAAAGGAATGCAAAGag GCACTGTTGCATTCCTTAAAAGCATTTCGCTTGAAGCAATTGGGCTGGGAGTACATTTGGCTGCCGGAGCTCATAACATCCTCCTCCAAGCAGAGTATATTCTAGCTAGTATTCCACCCTCTGTACCATGGCCGCTAGAAAGCGAAGTAGGTAACGGTGTGAAATCAAATCAGCCAAATGATGCTCAACATGGAATTCAACAG GCCTACCAGAGTATTAGTGATGGCCTGGGAAGATCAGCCTCTGCCTTGGTACAAAGCCCCTTGAAAAAGTACCAGCGTGGTGCTAGTATGGGATCTGCTTTGGCAACTGCTGTGCAATCTGCTCCAGCTGCGGCTATAGCTCCTGCTTCTGCTACAGCACGTGCAGTGCACTGCGCTCTTCTTGGCTTTAGGAACAG CCTTGATCCTGAGCACAAGAAAGAGTCTCTGGAGAAATACTTGGGCAGAACCCCACCTCAGGAATCCAAGCAGTAG
- the LOC131004751 gene encoding uncharacterized protein LOC131004751: MASSMACSLNMLKNEQNPRISFSNDFGDSKQLENSYREAPVSADFEFSAPSYTMIAADEIFSKGKILPLKENCNTLRDELLSGDDDFEGLPAKGASRWRERLGLKRFNAVGPKKSGGGKSLGSIDELKIQDIIHHHEAAHSYSIFDFKA, translated from the coding sequence ATGGCTTCTTCAATGGCATGCAGCTTGAACATGTTGAAGAACGAACAAAATCCAAGAATCTCATTCTCGAACGACTTCGGTGATTCTAAGCAGCTCGAAAACAGCTACCGGGAGGCTCCGGTGTCGGCCGATTTTGAGTTCTCGGCGCCTAGCTACACCATGATCGCCGCCGATGAGATTTTCTCCAAGGGGAAGATTCTCCCCTTGAAGGAGAACTGCAACACATTGCGCGATGAGCTGCTCTCCGGCGACGACGATTTCGAGGGGCTGCCGGCGAAGGGGGCTAGCCGGTGGAGGGAGAGGTTGGGGCTCAAGAGATTTAATGCTGTTGGGCCTAAGAAATCTGGTGGTGGTAAGAGTTTGGGAAGCATAGATGAGCTCAAGATTCAAGACATCATTCATCATCATGAGGCTGCTCATAGTTATTCTATTTTTGATTTCAAAGCTTAA
- the LOC131004750 gene encoding uncharacterized protein LOC131004750, whose protein sequence is MVTGAEEDPKKKPQPQLVKLNHAFKLAEQWVNNMSKSSSNDKSTSIDLEGRPMRLGIGATVPKESQFTRSSNPVERKLLAKLHNDKRKVAMKDEALVPSAENGKADEEDSDEEESESKTRAFTKKRTPNSISHLHARKKRR, encoded by the exons ATGGTAACTGGTGCAGAAGAGGATCCAAAGAAGAAACCGCAGCCGCAGTTGGTGAAGTTGAATCATGCTTTCAAATTG GCTGAGCAATGGGTTAATAACATGAGTAAATCATCATCCAATGATAAATCAACTTCGATAGATTTGGAAGGGCGTCCGATGAG GCTTGGTATTGGTGCAACCGTTCCTAAAGAATCCCAATTTACACGTTCAAGTAATCCTGTTGAAAGAAAGCTGCTTGCCAAGCTGCACAACGACAAAAGAAAAGTCGCCATGAAAGATGAAGCTTTGGTCCCGTCTGCAGAAAATGGAAAGGCTGATGAAGAAGACAGCGATGAAGAGGAGTCGGAAAGCAAAACCCGAGCTTTCACCAAGAAGAGAACTCCGAATTCAATTTCACATCTACATGCCAGAAAGAAGCGTAGGTAA
- the LOC131004747 gene encoding putative pentatricopeptide repeat-containing protein At3g15200 codes for MNSRFRLRVSTLFIYHYSSIRTISNSGKILVSPIPCFSTSTKDHKPQTTSIDDQALKIQTLLKSHFHEPAESIERRLEQCNPSLSHELALNVLKRHRSDWKSAHTFFRWLSGPENSSGYAPETSVYNEILDTLGRNHRFDELRQLLDELPRREKPMIERTYAIVVRRLAAAHKVDEAIQFFDRMEEGLGLRRDLAAFQTLLLALCRYKHVEMAELVFRNRKSEFNVDIKTWNIVLNGWCLLRSLPDAKRFWRDILASECKPDRYSYGIFINSLCKCGKARRALELLRAMWEEGCSPDAAICNTVIEGLCFKKKIPEALEVFREMREKGCSPDAATYNSLIKHLCKIQRMEAVEELLKEMEENGGFEANALTYGCLVRAAKSVEQVDGILERMKERGCEVGGDLYNLVLRLFVKWGDEERVRCVWGEMERRGVGPDRRSYTIVVHGLCEMGRVGAALEYFAEMECKGMSPEPRTKVLVEEMRCKLNQGEMGLRKGDTSLKLSPKRLNKNC; via the coding sequence ATGAACTCAAGATTTCGGTTGCGAGTCTCCACTCTTTTCATTTATCACTACTCCTCAATTCGCACCATTTCCAACTCCGGCAAAATCCTTGTTTCTCCGATACCATGCTTCAGCACTTCAACAAAGGATCACAAACCGCAAACCACCTCCATTGATGATCAAGCTCTCAAAATCCAGACCCTTCTCAAGTCCCATTTCCACGAGCCCGCAGAATCGATCGAGCGCCGCCTCGAGCAATGCAACCCCTCGCTCTCGCACGAATTGGCCCTCAACGTCCTCAAACGCCACCGTTCTGACTGGAAATCCGCCCACACCTTCTTCCGCTGGCTTTCCGGACCCGAAAATTCATCAGGGTACGCTCCAGAAACCTCCGTCTACAACGAGATCCTCGACACCCTCGGCCGAAATCACCGGTTCGACGAACTCCGCCAACTGCTCGACGAATTGCCCAGGAGAGAAAAACCAATGATCGAGCGGACGTACGCAATCGTGGTCCGCAGATTAGCCGCCGCTCACAAAGTGGATGAAGCGATCCAGTTCTTCGACAGGATGGAAGAAGGTTTGGGCCTCCGGCGTGATTTGGCTGCGTTTCAGACGCTGCTGCTGGCGCTTTGCCGGTACAAGCATGTGGAGATGGCGGAATTAGTGTTCCGCAATAGAAAGAGTGAGTTTAATGTCGATATCAAGACGTGGAACATCGTGTTAAACGGTTGGTGCTTGCTGCGGAGCTTGCCCGACGCCAAGAGGTTTTGGAGGGACATTCTTGCGTCGGAGTGCAAGCCGGATAGATACAGCTATGGCATTTTCATCAATTCGTTGTGCAAATGCGGGAAGGCAAGGAGGGCGTTGGAGTTGCTGAGGGCAATGTGGGAGGAAGGCTGCAGCCCCGACGCAGCCATATGCAACACTGTTATTGAGGGGCTGTGTTTCAAGAAGAAGATCCCAGAGGCTCTTGAGGTTTtcagagagatgagagagaaagggtGCTCGCCCGATGCTGCAACGTATAACTCGCTGATCAAGCATCTCTGCAAGATTCAGAGGATGGAGGCGGTTGAGGAGCTGCTCAAGGAGATGGAGGAGAATGGCGGGTTTGAGGCGAATGCTTTGACGTATGGTTGCTTGGTGAGGGCTGCCAAGAGTGTGGAGCAAGTTGATGGGATTTTGGAGAGGATGAAGGAGAGAGGGTGTGAGGTTGGAGGGGACTTGTACAACTTGGTTTTGAGGTTGTTTGTGAAATGGGGGGATGAGGAGAGGGTGAGGTGTGTTTGGGGTGAGATGGAGAGGAGGGGAGTGGGGCCCGATCGAAGGTCGTACACGATCGTCGTGCACGGGCTTTGTGAGATGGGGAGGGTAGGGGCTGCGTTGGAGTATTTTGCGGAGATGGAGTGCAAGGGTATGTCGCCGGAGCCTCGGACTAAGGTGTTGGTGGAGGAGATGAGATGTAAGTTGAATCAAGGAGAGATGGGATTGAGAAAGGGGGATACTTCACTGAAACTTTCCCCTAAACGACTCAACAAAAATTGTTAG
- the LOC131004748 gene encoding uncharacterized protein LOC131004748, producing YSKTNAFIRLLQLSKRVNLGFRRRRGFQSLKFDFARIVNRIEELNQFSSPATNALEPNSKDSNPKSFVAVYLENKFDFSPKRALLYSKHLKFDSPEKPLSVIAFLKNHHFTDSVISRIVKKWPLLLRHSPKSILPKIEFFRNLGLSSSEIVKLLTLQPNLLDRSIESHIIPFVDFLRSFLGSDRDVVFSILRHPGLLRENLHKTLLPNVGILRDAGVPQSHIVALLKADSRRLALDPNSFRQKVQEILDLGFSPATKGFISGLKVRRQLSSLSWKEKVEHYTRWGWSEDQVLVAIRKNPRIMAVSKDKSSKILDFIINTMACDVSFFMTRPAILVLSFERRIAPRCAFYQVLLSKGLVKSSTLGTMLVCNQTLFLENYVKRFGEKDPQLLKLYQEIFSNCKA from the exons TATTCGAAGACAAATGCTTTTATCAGATTATTACAATTGTCTAAAAGAGTTAACCTAGGGTTTAGACGCAGGAGGGGCTTTCAATCTCTGAAATTCGATTTTGCTAGAATTGTTAATAGAATCGAAGAG TTGAACCAATTTTCATCACCAGCTACAAATGCCCTAGAACCTAACTCAAAAGATTCGAATCCAAAGTCCTTCGTTGCGGTTTATCTGGAAAACAAATTCGATTTTTCCCCAAAACGAGCCCTACTCTATTCCAAACACCTCAAATTTGATTCCCCTGAAAAACCCCTTTCGGTTATCGCATTCCTCAAGAATCATCATTTTACCGATTCCGTAATCTCACGCATTGTCAAGAAGTGGCCTTTGCTTTTGAGGCACTCCCCCAAATCTATTCTGCCCAAGATTGAATTTTTCCGTAATTTGGGACTATCGAGTTCAGAAATAGTGAAGCTTTTGACATTGCAGCCAAATTTGCTGGATAGAAGCATAGAGAGCCACATAATCCCATTTGTTGATTTCCTTCGGAGCTTCCTAGGTTCCGACAGAGATGTCGTGTTCTCGATTCTGCGTCATCCCGGTCTTCTTAGGGAGAATTTGCACAAGACATTATTGCCTAATGTGGGAATCTTGAGAGATGCAGGTGTGCCCCAATCCCACATTGTAGCCTTGCTGAAAGCTGATTCTAGACGGTTGGCTCTTGATCCCAACAGTTTTAGGCAAAAGGTGCAGGAGATTCTTGATCTCGGGTTTAGTCCCGCGACAAAGGGTTTCATCTCAGGGTTGAAAGTGAGGAGGCAGTTGAGCAGTTTGTCATGGAAGGAGAAGGTCGAGCATTACACAAGATGGGGTTGGTCCGAGGATCAAGTGCTCGTTGCTATCAGGAAGAATCCGCGGATCATGGCAGTTTCCAAGGATAAAAGTAGTAAAATCTTGGATTTTATCATCAACACAATGGCATGTGATGTTTCTTTTTTCATGACCAGGCCGGCGATATTGGTTTTGAGCTTCGAGAGAAGGATTGCACCACGGTGTGCCTTTTACCAAGTTTTGTTGTCCAAAGGTTTGGTCAAGAGCTCGACCTTGGGCACGATGCTTGTCTGTAATCAGACCTTGTTTCTTGAGAATTATGTGAAGCGTTTTGGGGAGAAAGATCCCCAGCTCTTAAAGCTCTATCAGGAAATCTTTAGTAACTGTAAAGCTTAG
- the LOC131004745 gene encoding uncharacterized protein LOC131004745 has product MLLAVLIANSEGNILVERFNGVPAEERLHWRSFLVKLGVDNLRGVKNEELLVANHKSVYIVYTVLGDVSIFVVGKDEYDELALSEAIFVITSALKDVCGKPPTERLFLDKYGKICLCLDEIVWKGLLENTDKDRIKRLIRLKPPIDF; this is encoded by the exons ATGTTGCTCGCAGTCCTGATCGCAAATTCGGAAGGCAATATTCTTGTCGAACG TTTTAATGGTGTTCCGGCAGAGGAACGTTTACATTGGAGATCTTTCTTAGTGAAACTGGGAGTAGATAATCTCAGAGGAGTCAAGAATGAGGAGCTCCTTGTTGCTAATCACAA GTCGGTGTATATTGTATACACAGTGCTTGGTGATGTCAGTATATTCGTTGTTGGCAAGGACGAATACGATGAACTTGCCT TGTCAGAAGCTATATTTGTTATAACCTCAGCCCTGAAGGATGTATGTGGAAAACCTCCAACTGAACGCcttttccttgacaaatatggTAAAATATGCTTGTGCTTGGATGAGATTGTCTGGAAG GGTTTGTTGGAGAACACAGACAAAGACAGAATCAAGAGACTTATACGATTGAAGCCACCAATTGACTTCTAA